The following coding sequences are from one Oryzias melastigma strain HK-1 unplaced genomic scaffold, ASM292280v2 sc00484, whole genome shotgun sequence window:
- the fgfbp3 gene encoding fibroblast growth factor-binding protein 2 — translation MHSSPWIVFLLLCALACADAKRHNGQEKRVKPQQPLPTSQPAKKPRGRSVLSSGEFTTKEGHSCTWQTSGEGLVSLLVNCSVTGNEERYWCRYAGKPDLCQAYGFKSSQYWKQLVGKLKKRLNACEGEKFLKAKTCKKAPVEAHMKLAQRSGEEEKKRAKEGGKKKGGAKSSDGEKTDRKQKKEKDEEEEKKKREERTEAEEEKMMSDMQPVQTYCSEGWHSVCSFFVKFFEG, via the exons ATGCACTCTTCACCATGGAtagtcttcctcctcctctgcgcCCTCGCCTGCGCCGATGCCAAACGCCATAATGGTCAGGAGAAGCGCGTCAAACCGCAGCAGCCTCTGCCGACCTCTCAGCCGGCGAAGAAGCCGAGAGGCCGCTCGGTCCTCAGCTCCGGAGAGTTCACCACCAAGGAGGGGCACAGCTGCACCTGGCAGACCTCCGGCGAGGGATTGGTGAGCCTGCTGGTCAACTGCAGCGTTACAGGAAACGAGGAAAG GTACTGGTGCCGCTACGCTGGGAAACCCGACCTGTGCCAGGCCTATGGGTTCAAGTCCAGCCAGTACTGGAAGCAACTGGTGGGAAAGCTGAAGAAAAGGCTGAACGCCTGTGAGGGGGAGAAGTTTCTGAAGGCCAAAACCTGCAAGAAGGCGCCGGTGGAGGCCCACATGAAGCTCGCCCAGCGCAgcggagaggaggagaagaagcgGGCCAAAGAAGGAGGGAAGAAGAAAGGCGGAGCGAAGAGCTCGGATGGAGAGAAGACCGACAGGAAGCAGAAGAAGGAGAAGGATGAggaagaagagaagaagaagagagaggAGAGGACTGAAGCTGAGGAGGAGAAAATGATGAGCGACATGCAGCCGGTGCAGACGTACTGCAGCGA